The Dehalococcoidia bacterium genome has a window encoding:
- the purM gene encoding phosphoribosylformylglycinamidine cyclo-ligase — protein MSGEMTYAAAGVDLQAAGRLKARIAEIARTARRPEVLADVGPFAGLFRLTGRRAPVLVASCDGVGTKARLAALMGAYESIGRDLVSLNVNDILTVGAEPLFFLDYIASHGLSEEAKVALVRGMAEACREAGCALLGGETADMPDIYRPGDFDLAGFVVGVVERDELIDGSRIAPGDVLLGLPSSGLHTNGYSLVRRVFRVGIGEDEAAERRRLEEYVPELGCTLGEELLRPHRCYLREVMSVRRLVKGIAHVTGGGIEANLARILPPGLRAVIDRGAWEVPPIFRLIQERGRVPDDEMWRVFNMGIGLVLVAEEGQAAQVQAGLPGYVLMGAVRQGSGSGG, from the coding sequence ATGTCAGGGGAGATGACCTATGCCGCTGCCGGCGTCGACCTGCAGGCCGCCGGGCGGCTGAAGGCCCGCATCGCCGAAATAGCTCGCACGGCCCGCCGTCCCGAAGTGCTGGCTGACGTGGGCCCCTTCGCCGGCCTCTTCCGCCTGACGGGGCGTCGCGCCCCGGTGCTGGTGGCCTCCTGCGATGGCGTGGGCACCAAAGCGCGGCTGGCCGCCCTCATGGGCGCCTACGAGTCCATCGGCCGCGACCTGGTGTCGCTGAACGTGAACGACATCCTCACGGTGGGCGCCGAGCCCCTCTTCTTCCTGGACTACATCGCCTCTCACGGCCTGTCGGAGGAGGCGAAGGTTGCCCTGGTGCGGGGAATGGCCGAGGCCTGTCGCGAGGCGGGCTGTGCCCTCCTGGGCGGCGAGACAGCCGACATGCCCGACATCTACCGTCCGGGCGACTTCGACCTGGCCGGCTTCGTGGTGGGCGTGGTGGAGCGCGACGAGCTGATAGACGGCTCCCGCATCGCGCCGGGCGACGTGCTCCTGGGCCTGCCCTCCAGCGGCCTGCACACCAACGGCTACTCGCTGGTGCGCCGCGTCTTCCGGGTGGGCATCGGCGAAGACGAGGCGGCGGAGCGACGTCGCCTGGAGGAGTACGTGCCGGAGTTGGGCTGCACTCTGGGCGAGGAGCTGCTGCGCCCTCACCGTTGCTACCTGCGCGAGGTGATGTCGGTGCGCAGGCTGGTGAAGGGCATCGCCCACGTGACGGGGGGCGGCATCGAGGCCAACCTGGCGCGGATACTGCCGCCCGGGTTGCGGGCGGTGATAGACCGTGGGGCCTGGGAGGTGCCGCCCATCTTCCGCCTGATACAGGAGCGGGGCCGCGTCCCCGACGACGAAATGTGGCGCGTCTTCAACATGGGCATCGGCCTGGTGCTGGTGGCGGAAGAGGGGCAGGCAGCCCAGGTGCAGGCGGGCCTGCCGGGGTACGTGCTGATGGGCGCTGTTCGCCAGGGTTCGGGGTCGGGGGGTTGA
- the menD gene encoding 2-succinyl-5-enolpyruvyl-6-hydroxy-3-cyclohexene-1-carboxylic-acid synthase — protein sequence MTAEALMAFVGAFVDALAQAGVRHACVCPGSRSSPLALLLKRHGGFRLWTHLDERSAAFFALGMAKVLREPVAVVVTSGTAAANLLPAVVEAFYSRTPLLVLTADRPPEAREAGALQTIVQPGLYGRHVRWHFDVPLPEATPEAVRYARTLASRAAAIARGRPAGPVHLNFPFREPLLPARGEATVVSDDPPFVTVRSAPRRPTPEELLPLARELAGAERGLVVCGPQSDPELPKAAATVAQSLGWPLLADPQSQARWGAHRSPLAVDRYLALLQDEAVAAALAPQAVLRLGALPTPRPVHAYLQRHRRALQVLVDEEGWPDPLFVASEAFHVDPTAFCFALAQAVASLGHRPADGDWAKAWRELDALAGEALDVLLDREMAPNEPRALRDLVRLLTDGAALVVGNSMPVRDLDAFCPGDGRRLLVLGNRGASGIDGVVSTALGACAVWDGPLALAVGDTSFYHDLNGLLAVRRHGLSPLVLLLHNDGGAIFHFLPQEGEEELEELFAMPHGLDFRPAAEMFGLDFHELADWEGFGRTVREALCRRRPTIVQVRSDRAWNAELHRRLWREVSARARRYLEAMGWA from the coding sequence ATGACAGCCGAGGCGCTGATGGCCTTCGTAGGCGCCTTCGTGGACGCCCTGGCCCAGGCGGGGGTCAGGCATGCCTGCGTCTGCCCCGGCTCCCGCTCTTCCCCCCTGGCGCTGTTGCTGAAACGCCACGGCGGCTTCCGGCTCTGGACGCACCTGGACGAGCGGTCGGCCGCCTTCTTCGCCCTGGGCATGGCCAAGGTCCTGCGAGAGCCGGTGGCGGTGGTGGTCACCTCGGGCACCGCGGCGGCCAACCTGTTGCCGGCGGTGGTGGAGGCATTCTATTCCCGCACTCCCCTGCTGGTGCTGACGGCCGACCGGCCGCCGGAGGCGCGGGAGGCAGGGGCCCTCCAGACCATCGTCCAGCCGGGCCTGTATGGCCGCCATGTCCGCTGGCATTTCGACGTCCCCCTGCCCGAGGCTACGCCGGAGGCTGTCCGCTACGCCCGCACCTTAGCCTCGCGGGCGGCGGCCATCGCCCGCGGTCGACCGGCTGGACCCGTCCATCTGAACTTCCCCTTCCGTGAGCCGCTACTGCCGGCGCGGGGCGAGGCGACGGTCGTCAGCGACGACCCTCCCTTCGTCACTGTCCGCTCGGCCCCGCGGCGCCCCACCCCCGAGGAGCTGCTGCCCCTGGCCAGGGAGCTGGCGGGCGCGGAGCGGGGCCTGGTCGTCTGCGGGCCCCAGTCCGACCCCGAGTTGCCGAAAGCGGCAGCGACGGTGGCCCAATCCCTGGGCTGGCCCCTGCTGGCCGACCCCCAGTCCCAGGCGCGCTGGGGCGCCCACCGCTCTCCCCTGGCGGTGGACCGCTATCTGGCGCTGCTGCAGGACGAGGCGGTGGCTGCCGCCCTGGCGCCGCAGGCGGTGCTGCGACTGGGTGCCCTTCCCACCCCTAGGCCCGTCCATGCCTATTTGCAGCGGCACCGCCGCGCCCTACAGGTGCTGGTGGACGAAGAGGGCTGGCCCGACCCCCTTTTCGTTGCCAGCGAGGCCTTCCACGTCGACCCGACGGCTTTCTGCTTCGCCCTGGCCCAGGCTGTCGCCTCCCTGGGCCACCGCCCAGCCGATGGCGACTGGGCGAAGGCCTGGCGAGAGCTGGACGCCCTGGCGGGGGAGGCCCTCGACGTCCTCTTGGACCGAGAGATGGCCCCCAACGAGCCGCGCGCCCTGCGGGACCTGGTCCGCCTGCTGACCGACGGCGCTGCCCTGGTGGTAGGCAACAGCATGCCCGTCCGCGACCTGGACGCCTTCTGCCCCGGCGATGGTCGTCGGCTGCTGGTGCTGGGCAACCGCGGCGCGAGCGGTATCGACGGGGTAGTGTCCACCGCTCTGGGGGCCTGCGCCGTCTGGGATGGGCCTCTGGCCCTGGCCGTGGGCGACACGTCCTTCTACCACGACCTGAACGGCTTGCTGGCGGTGCGCCGCCACGGCCTGTCGCCCTTGGTGTTGCTGCTGCACAACGACGGCGGCGCCATCTTTCATTTCCTGCCCCAGGAGGGGGAGGAGGAGCTGGAGGAGCTCTTCGCCATGCCCCACGGCCTCGACTTCCGTCCTGCCGCCGAGATGTTCGGCCTCGACTTCCACGAGCTGGCCGACTGGGAGGGCTTCGGGCGGACGGTGCGGGAGGCCCTCTGCCGCCGTCGGCCGACCATCGTCCAGGTGCGTAGCGATCGCGCCTGGAATGCGGAGCTGCACCGACGCCTGTGGCGCGAGGTGTCGGCGCGGGCCCGTCGCTATCTGGAGGCGATGGGATGGGCGTGA
- the menC gene encoding o-succinylbenzoate synthase translates to MRVLRISWCRYRVPLRVPLRTARGEMALREGLLVRLEAEGGLQGLGEAAPVPWHGPGVEELASALAAVAPCLEGSELDAVADAAAKLPSPLAFALETAGLDAAARARGVPLARLLSPEARDAVTVNALVSAEDPWDCFRQARKAAAQGYRCLKIKVGALPLERDVQRLRAVREATGPEMALRADANGAWQRIEEAARAIAALSPFGLQYIEQPLPPGRWADMARLRREAGVPIAADEDVTDLDAARALLEAGAADVLVLKPSALGGLGRSLACARLCQRMGAKAVVTTALETAIGTAACLHLACALPGPPLAAGLGTLTLLADDLAGGALTTGSGCMALPQAPGLGLAPAVDALARYATPWTDAG, encoded by the coding sequence GTGAGGGTGCTGCGCATCTCCTGGTGCCGCTACCGCGTGCCCTTGCGGGTGCCCCTGCGCACCGCCCGCGGCGAGATGGCGCTGCGCGAGGGGTTGCTGGTGCGGCTGGAGGCCGAGGGCGGTCTCCAGGGACTGGGAGAGGCTGCTCCTGTCCCGTGGCACGGGCCTGGAGTGGAAGAGCTGGCCTCCGCCCTCGCGGCGGTCGCACCGTGCCTCGAGGGATCGGAGCTGGACGCCGTAGCCGATGCCGCCGCGAAGCTTCCGTCGCCCCTGGCCTTCGCTCTGGAGACGGCTGGGCTGGACGCCGCGGCCCGGGCCAGGGGAGTGCCTCTGGCCCGCCTGCTCTCGCCCGAGGCCCGCGACGCCGTGACGGTGAACGCCCTCGTATCGGCCGAAGACCCCTGGGACTGCTTCCGCCAGGCCCGAAAGGCAGCGGCCCAGGGCTACCGCTGTCTGAAGATCAAGGTGGGCGCCCTCCCCCTGGAGCGGGACGTGCAGCGACTGCGGGCGGTGCGGGAGGCGACAGGCCCCGAAATGGCGCTGCGGGCCGATGCCAACGGCGCCTGGCAGCGGATCGAGGAGGCAGCCAGGGCCATCGCTGCCCTGTCCCCGTTCGGCCTCCAGTACATAGAGCAGCCCCTGCCCCCGGGCAGGTGGGCCGATATGGCCCGCCTCCGACGGGAGGCTGGCGTGCCCATTGCGGCCGACGAGGACGTGACCGACCTGGATGCGGCCCGTGCCCTGCTGGAGGCCGGCGCGGCCGATGTGCTGGTGCTGAAGCCCTCGGCCCTGGGGGGCCTGGGACGCTCCCTGGCCTGCGCCCGGCTGTGCCAGCGGATGGGGGCGAAGGCTGTAGTGACCACTGCCCTGGAGACGGCGATAGGCACGGCGGCCTGCCTGCACCTGGCCTGCGCCCTGCCCGGCCCTCCCCTGGCGGCGGGTTTGGGGACGCTCACCCTTCTGGCCGACGACCTTGCCGGGGGCGCCCTCACGACGGGAAGCGGCTGCATGGCCCTCCCTCAGGCTCCTGGCCTGGGCCTCGCCCCCGCCGTGGACGCCCTCGCCCGCTACGCCACCCCCTGGACGGACGCGGGGTGA
- the menH gene encoding 2-succinyl-6-hydroxy-2,4-cyclohexadiene-1-carboxylate synthase: MGVRVPVGDVALYVEERGEGPAVLLLHGFTGSVETWLPFLSRWQGFRTVAVDLLGHGRSDAPADPSRYAFPRCVSDLVALLDALGIGRVAVVGYSLGGRLALHLALALGERLWALVLESASPGIVDPRQRAARVRRDDSLAEQLLQEGLEAFVRLWEAQPLFASQSRLPATVRERLRRQRLSHSPVGLAAALRGMSVGRQEPLWRRLSEVRAPTLVIVGALDERYCDIGRRMAASLPRGELAVVPGAGHTVHLERPRRFASIVRDFLERNRPQ; this comes from the coding sequence ATGGGCGTGAGGGTGCCCGTGGGCGATGTGGCCCTGTATGTGGAGGAGAGGGGGGAAGGCCCCGCCGTGCTGCTTCTGCACGGCTTTACCGGCAGCGTCGAGACCTGGCTCCCCTTCCTTTCCCGCTGGCAGGGGTTTCGCACCGTGGCAGTGGACCTGCTGGGCCATGGCCGCTCCGATGCCCCCGCTGACCCCTCTCGCTACGCCTTTCCCCGCTGCGTGTCCGACCTGGTGGCGCTGCTGGACGCCCTGGGCATCGGTCGCGTGGCGGTGGTGGGATATTCCCTGGGTGGCCGCCTAGCCCTCCACCTGGCCCTGGCCCTGGGAGAGCGGCTGTGGGCGCTGGTGCTGGAGAGCGCCTCGCCAGGCATCGTCGACCCCAGGCAGCGGGCCGCTCGCGTCCGCCGCGACGACTCCCTGGCCGAGCAGCTGTTGCAGGAGGGGCTGGAGGCCTTCGTGAGGCTGTGGGAGGCCCAGCCCCTCTTCGCCAGTCAGTCCCGCCTGCCGGCGACGGTGCGGGAGCGGCTGAGGCGGCAGCGCCTTTCCCACAGCCCCGTGGGCCTGGCTGCTGCCCTGCGCGGTATGAGCGTGGGGCGTCAGGAGCCGCTGTGGCGGCGGCTGTCGGAGGTGCGGGCGCCCACCCTCGTCATCGTGGGTGCCCTGGACGAGCGCTACTGCGACATCGGACGGCGCATGGCGGCTTCCCTGCCCCGGGGCGAGCTGGCGGTGGTGCCGGGGGCGGGGCATACCGTGCACCTGGAGCGCCCACGGCGCTTCGCCAGCATCGTCCGTGACTTCCTCGAGAGGAACCGTCCCCAGTAG
- a CDS encoding 1,4-dihydroxy-2-naphthoate polyprenyltransferase: MAGAPSRAGPVSHGWRAWLLAARPPTLTASLTPVLVGAGAAWEEGFRPGILAATLVAAVLVQVGTNFANDVADYERGADAADRLGPPRAVALGLIAPAAMRRGALAAFALAALVGLYLAWEGGWPVLLMGAVAVVAGIAYTGGPWPYGYRALGDAVCFLTFGVMAVMGTYYLQTGRVDVIAFLASLPVACTVTAILAVNNLRDLDSDRRAGKVTLAVLLGDPSTRLYYVALLLAAYALCVPLAATGGGPWALLPWLSSPLAARLAWSVLRGVSGRGLNRLLVATARLHLLLGALLALGLAL; the protein is encoded by the coding sequence ATGGCTGGGGCGCCCTCGCGCGCTGGGCCAGTGTCCCATGGGTGGCGGGCATGGCTGCTGGCCGCTCGTCCCCCCACTCTCACGGCCTCTCTGACGCCGGTGCTGGTAGGGGCGGGCGCTGCCTGGGAGGAAGGGTTTCGCCCCGGCATCCTGGCCGCCACCCTGGTGGCGGCCGTCCTGGTGCAGGTGGGCACCAACTTCGCCAACGACGTGGCTGACTACGAGCGGGGCGCCGATGCCGCCGACCGCCTTGGCCCGCCGCGGGCTGTGGCCCTGGGCCTCATCGCGCCAGCGGCCATGCGCCGGGGTGCTCTGGCCGCCTTCGCTCTGGCTGCCCTGGTAGGCCTCTATCTGGCCTGGGAAGGCGGCTGGCCGGTGCTCCTCATGGGCGCTGTGGCGGTGGTGGCGGGCATCGCTTACACGGGCGGCCCGTGGCCCTACGGCTACCGCGCTCTGGGCGACGCCGTCTGCTTCCTCACCTTCGGCGTCATGGCGGTCATGGGGACCTATTACCTGCAGACGGGACGGGTGGACGTCATCGCCTTTCTCGCCTCGCTGCCGGTGGCCTGCACCGTCACCGCCATCCTGGCCGTCAACAATCTGCGCGATCTGGACTCGGACCGCCGTGCCGGGAAGGTGACCCTGGCCGTCCTGCTGGGCGACCCGTCGACCCGCCTCTACTACGTTGCCCTGTTGCTGGCGGCCTATGCCCTCTGCGTCCCCCTCGCAGCCACCGGCGGCGGACCCTGGGCGCTGCTGCCCTGGCTCTCTTCGCCTCTGGCCGCCCGCCTGGCGTGGAGCGTGCTGCGAGGTGTCTCGGGCAGGGGACTGAATCGGTTGCTGGTGGCCACCGCCAGGCTGCACCTGCTGCTGGGCGCGCTGCTGGCCCTGGGGCTGGCGCTGTGA
- the menB gene encoding 1,4-dihydroxy-2-naphthoyl-CoA synthase, which translates to MAIAWRRVGHYQDIIYEHGEEDARGIARVTINRPEVLNAFRPLTIDEMRDAFTHAWYDTGIGVVLLTGAGGNFCSGGDVRVRAGGGYLDADGRPRLQVTHLHRLIREIPKPVIAVVDGYAIGGGHVLHVLCDLTIASTRAVFGQIGPKYGSFDAGFGAIYLARIVGEKKAREIWYLCRRYSAQEALEMGLVNVVVPPERLEEEAVAWGRELLQRGPTALRFLKHAFNADTDHVYGIQNLAHGATALYYATEESEEGTRAFLEKRPPDFSRFRAHPW; encoded by the coding sequence ATGGCCATAGCATGGCGAAGGGTGGGTCACTATCAGGACATCATCTACGAGCACGGGGAAGAAGACGCCCGTGGCATAGCCAGGGTGACCATCAACCGTCCCGAGGTGCTCAACGCCTTCCGCCCTCTGACCATCGACGAGATGCGGGACGCCTTCACCCATGCGTGGTACGACACTGGCATCGGCGTGGTGCTGCTGACGGGGGCTGGCGGGAACTTCTGCAGCGGGGGCGACGTGCGGGTGAGGGCCGGCGGCGGCTACCTGGACGCCGACGGCCGCCCCCGCTTGCAGGTGACCCATCTCCACCGCCTTATCCGCGAGATACCGAAGCCTGTCATCGCCGTGGTGGACGGCTACGCCATCGGCGGCGGGCACGTGCTGCACGTCCTCTGCGACCTGACCATCGCCTCCACCCGCGCCGTCTTCGGCCAGATCGGCCCCAAATACGGCAGCTTCGACGCTGGCTTCGGCGCCATCTACTTGGCCCGCATCGTGGGGGAGAAGAAGGCTCGGGAGATCTGGTATCTGTGCCGCCGCTACTCGGCCCAGGAGGCGCTGGAGATGGGCCTGGTGAATGTGGTGGTGCCGCCCGAGCGGCTGGAGGAGGAGGCGGTTGCCTGGGGGCGGGAGCTGCTTCAGAGGGGGCCCACTGCCCTTCGCTTCCTCAAGCACGCCTTCAACGCCGACACCGACCACGTCTACGGCATTCAGAACCTGGCCCACGGCGCCACCGCCCTTTACTACGCCACCGAGGAGTCCGAAGAGGGCACGCGGGCCTTCCTGGAGAAGCGGCCGCCCGACTTCTCGCGCTTCCGCGCCCACCCCTGGTGA
- a CDS encoding alpha/beta hydrolase domain-containing protein, which translates to MGRPRYDGFWGRRVDRRHFLRLAALSAGTAALVAACGRGPSSRPATFATETPTPTGPFPRVSGPIEGGRRGMPFNYPAVDLASRGYVAQEFFLEGEATSYRPAPGATLGNDGLWRAEPADTAPYRTRILVVRPLDDSRFNGTVLVNWQNVTAGFEIGTVGEGEILRGYAWVGVSAQRVGVEGFASPEARSPLGLGTDQHLKAWDPERYGSLQHPGDPYSYDIFTQAARAVGPQRPRTTPDPMGGLTVRRLVATGLSQSAARLRTYINAVHPLVGVFQGFIPYLDFGWGIRLDEQSVPDVSGVDPRIRVPTVIRQDQPTPVMVVNSETETVSYYAVRQPDSPSFRFWEVAGTSHAALPRGTQLGGVTAPNWLSVTPVYHAAVRHMHNWLVRGTPPPVLPRIEVEPGNPPRIRRDARGNALGGIRLPELEAPIGEHRGVGEGGSLLAILAGYFRPFTCRELASLYTSREAFVRAYQQAVDAGVAAGYILPEDAAAMKEAAARTDIFASCPAG; encoded by the coding sequence ATGGGCAGACCCCGCTACGACGGCTTCTGGGGGAGGCGAGTCGACCGCCGCCACTTCCTGCGCCTCGCCGCCCTGAGCGCCGGGACAGCCGCCCTGGTAGCCGCCTGTGGCCGGGGGCCTTCCTCTCGGCCGGCGACCTTCGCCACCGAGACCCCGACCCCCACGGGGCCCTTTCCCCGCGTCTCGGGGCCTATAGAGGGCGGCCGGCGGGGCATGCCCTTCAACTATCCCGCCGTCGACCTGGCCTCGCGGGGATACGTCGCCCAGGAGTTCTTTCTGGAGGGCGAGGCCACTTCCTACCGTCCGGCCCCTGGGGCGACCCTGGGGAACGACGGGCTGTGGAGGGCCGAGCCTGCCGATACGGCCCCCTACCGCACCCGTATTCTGGTGGTGCGGCCGCTGGACGACTCTCGTTTCAACGGCACGGTGCTGGTCAACTGGCAGAACGTCACCGCCGGTTTCGAGATCGGCACCGTCGGCGAGGGGGAGATCCTGAGGGGCTACGCCTGGGTAGGCGTCTCGGCCCAGAGGGTGGGCGTAGAGGGGTTCGCCAGTCCGGAGGCCCGCAGTCCCCTGGGTCTGGGCACCGACCAACACTTGAAGGCGTGGGACCCCGAGCGCTACGGCAGCCTCCAACACCCGGGAGACCCCTACTCTTACGACATCTTCACCCAGGCGGCCAGAGCGGTGGGGCCGCAGCGGCCTCGCACCACCCCCGACCCCATGGGTGGTCTCACGGTGCGGCGGCTGGTGGCCACAGGGCTGTCCCAGTCGGCCGCGCGCCTGCGCACCTACATCAACGCTGTGCATCCCCTGGTGGGGGTGTTCCAGGGCTTCATCCCCTACCTGGACTTCGGGTGGGGCATCCGCCTCGACGAGCAGTCGGTGCCCGACGTGTCGGGGGTGGACCCACGCATACGGGTGCCCACGGTCATCCGCCAAGACCAGCCGACGCCGGTGATGGTGGTCAATTCCGAGACGGAGACCGTCAGCTACTATGCCGTCCGCCAGCCCGACAGCCCCAGCTTCCGCTTCTGGGAGGTGGCGGGGACGTCCCACGCCGCCTTGCCCAGGGGGACACAGCTGGGCGGCGTCACCGCCCCCAACTGGCTCTCGGTCACCCCCGTCTACCACGCGGCGGTGCGGCACATGCACAACTGGCTGGTGCGGGGCACTCCGCCCCCCGTGCTGCCCAGGATAGAGGTCGAGCCGGGCAACCCGCCCCGCATACGCCGCGACGCCCGCGGCAACGCCCTGGGCGGGATCCGACTGCCGGAGCTGGAGGCCCCCATCGGCGAGCATCGCGGAGTGGGCGAGGGTGGCAGCCTGCTGGCCATCCTGGCCGGCTATTTCCGCCCGTTCACCTGTCGGGAGCTGGCCAGCCTGTACACCAGCCGCGAGGCCTTCGTGCGGGCCTACCAGCAGGCTGTGGACGCCGGGGTGGCCGCGGGCTACATCCTCCCCGAGGATGCCGCAGCCATGAAGGAGGCCGCCGCCAGGACCGACATCTTCGCCAGCTGCCCTGCCGGCTGA
- the purF gene encoding amidophosphoribosyltransferase translates to MSDHSGFREKCGVFGVYAPGEDVARLTFYGIYALQHRGQESAGIATADGKSIHVRLGMGLVSQVFDEDDLRHLPGHIAIGHTRYSTTGSSCLPNAQPILVGGAHGPLAVAHNGNLVNADVLRYTLEEMGFQFRTSTDTEVIAHLLASAPGSDWRERVSNVMRVLKGAYSLVALTPHALLAMRDPWGIRPLCLGRLNGGYVVASETCALDHLGAELLRELGPGEAALVDGHGLQLFQAVPPEKPSLCVFEFIYFARPDSHLRGQLIYPVRMAMGRELAREHPVEADLVIGVPDSATPAAIGFSHQSGIPYAEGLVKNRYVGRTFIQPDQRLRDVGVYLKFNPLREVIDGKRLVVVDDSIVRGTTTPKVVEMLRRAGAKEVHMRICSPPIRHPCPFGIDMATRWELIANEKTVEEIRQHIGADSLGYLSMEGLMRAVGQARESFCTACFSGDYPMPVQLQMDKLAFERPVEASQREPALAGWSWERDRR, encoded by the coding sequence ATGAGCGACCATAGCGGCTTTCGCGAGAAGTGCGGCGTCTTCGGGGTCTACGCCCCCGGCGAAGACGTAGCCAGGCTCACCTTCTACGGCATCTACGCCCTCCAGCATCGCGGCCAGGAGTCGGCCGGCATCGCCACCGCCGACGGCAAAAGCATCCACGTGCGCCTGGGTATGGGACTGGTGTCGCAGGTGTTCGACGAGGACGATTTGCGCCACCTGCCCGGCCACATCGCCATCGGACACACGCGCTACTCCACCACCGGCTCCTCCTGCCTGCCCAACGCCCAGCCCATCCTGGTGGGGGGTGCCCACGGCCCTCTAGCGGTGGCCCACAACGGCAATCTGGTCAATGCCGACGTCCTGCGCTACACGCTGGAGGAGATGGGTTTCCAGTTCCGCACCAGCACCGACACGGAGGTCATTGCCCATCTCCTGGCCTCGGCCCCGGGCAGCGACTGGCGGGAGCGGGTCTCCAATGTGATGCGGGTGCTGAAGGGTGCGTATTCGCTGGTGGCCCTGACGCCCCATGCCCTCCTGGCCATGCGGGACCCATGGGGCATCCGTCCCCTGTGCCTGGGCAGGCTCAATGGCGGCTACGTGGTAGCCTCCGAGACCTGCGCCCTTGACCACCTGGGGGCGGAGCTGCTGCGGGAGCTGGGCCCGGGGGAGGCGGCGCTGGTGGACGGTCACGGGCTGCAGCTCTTCCAGGCGGTGCCTCCCGAGAAGCCGTCCCTGTGCGTGTTCGAGTTCATCTACTTCGCCCGTCCCGACTCCCACCTGCGGGGGCAGCTCATCTACCCCGTGCGCATGGCCATGGGCCGCGAGCTGGCCCGGGAGCACCCGGTGGAGGCTGATCTGGTCATCGGCGTGCCGGACTCGGCCACGCCGGCGGCCATCGGCTTCTCCCATCAGTCGGGCATCCCGTATGCCGAGGGGCTGGTCAAGAACCGCTACGTCGGGCGGACCTTCATCCAGCCCGACCAGCGGCTGCGGGACGTGGGCGTCTATCTCAAGTTCAACCCCCTGCGTGAGGTCATCGACGGCAAGCGGCTGGTGGTGGTGGACGACTCCATCGTCCGCGGCACCACTACACCCAAGGTGGTGGAGATGCTCAGGCGGGCCGGGGCGAAAGAGGTGCACATGCGCATCTGCTCGCCGCCCATCCGCCATCCCTGCCCCTTCGGCATAGACATGGCCACCCGCTGGGAGCTCATCGCCAACGAGAAGACGGTGGAGGAGATCCGCCAGCACATCGGCGCCGACTCGCTGGGCTACCTCTCCATGGAGGGGCTGATGCGGGCGGTGGGCCAGGCGCGAGAGAGCTTCTGCACCGCCTGCTTCAGCGGCGACTACCCCATGCCCGTCCAGCTCCAGATGGACAAGCTGGCCTTCGAGCGCCCCGTCGAGGCCTCCCAGCGGGAGCCTGCCCTGGCCGGCTGGAGCTGGGAGCGGGACCGTCGCTAG
- a CDS encoding site-specific DNA-methyltransferase: MTTQVIYTRRRLGITGNPPYDGEPFTQFSAVTPETKLEDLNLNWREMDLPERERTKHVHRLHPYLGKFVPQLVEIFLRKYRPRVVCDPFCGSGTTLVEANALGIEAVGCDISPFNCLLSRVKTETYDLPTLEREIHDILKRLRDNLRVTPQLHLDELASEYLRTWYSPRARRELLAYRQLIARYRYQDVLRVVLSRAARSARLAPHYELDFPREPVTAPYYCHKHRRICQPTDEALKFLQRYSLDTLRRIEQFAAIKTDARVTVIQGDAREVEFPPCDMVITSPPYVGLIDYHEQHRYAFELLGLPEQREAEIGAPWKGNSERGVRQYVEDMVAAFRNVLRALPAEAIVVVVVHDRKNIYDAIAERLGVRTEYRIKRHVNRRTGRRADDFFEDVIVWRKA, from the coding sequence GTGACGACGCAGGTCATCTATACGCGCAGGCGCCTGGGCATCACGGGTAACCCCCCCTACGACGGCGAACCCTTCACGCAGTTCTCTGCCGTCACCCCGGAAACGAAGCTGGAAGACCTTAACCTGAACTGGCGCGAAATGGACCTGCCCGAAAGGGAACGCACGAAACACGTCCACCGCCTACACCCCTATCTAGGCAAGTTCGTTCCCCAACTGGTCGAGATCTTCCTGCGCAAATACCGTCCGCGGGTGGTCTGCGACCCCTTCTGCGGCTCCGGCACCACGCTGGTGGAGGCCAACGCCCTGGGCATCGAGGCCGTCGGCTGCGACATATCGCCCTTCAACTGTTTGCTGTCGCGGGTCAAGACCGAGACATACGACCTGCCCACGCTGGAGCGCGAAATTCACGACATCCTCAAGCGCTTGCGCGATAACTTAAGGGTGACCCCACAGCTGCATCTGGACGAACTGGCCAGCGAGTATTTGCGCACGTGGTATTCTCCACGGGCACGGCGCGAGTTGCTGGCCTACCGCCAGCTCATCGCACGCTATCGCTATCAGGACGTGCTGCGAGTAGTCCTATCGCGGGCCGCGCGGTCGGCGCGGCTAGCACCCCACTACGAGCTGGACTTTCCCAGGGAGCCGGTAACGGCACCATACTACTGTCACAAGCACCGGCGTATCTGTCAGCCGACGGACGAGGCGCTGAAGTTTCTGCAGCGCTACAGCCTGGATACGCTGCGGCGCATCGAACAGTTCGCTGCTATCAAGACTGATGCCAGGGTCACCGTTATCCAGGGCGACGCTCGCGAGGTAGAGTTTCCGCCCTGCGACATGGTCATTACCTCGCCGCCATACGTGGGTCTCATTGATTATCATGAGCAGCATCGTTATGCCTTCGAGTTGCTGGGGCTCCCTGAGCAGCGGGAGGCCGAGATCGGAGCGCCCTGGAAGGGAAACTCGGAGCGGGGTGTGCGCCAGTATGTCGAAGATATGGTAGCCGCCTTCCGGAACGTATTGCGCGCGCTGCCCGCCGAGGCCATCGTGGTTGTTGTTGTCCACGACCGCAAGAACATATATGATGCCATCGCCGAGCGCTTGGGCGTGCGAACCGAGT